GAGATATACTGTGGGTAAGCGCTTACGCCCTTGTGACGAAAAATGTTTGGGCCATCACCATTCCTGTTTTTCTGTTCTGTTTTTTTGCGTTTTATAATGCACCGAAACTGGACAAGCATTTAAAGGAAAAATATGGTAAGCAATATGATGAGTATGCTAAAAAGGCCACGATGCTGATACCTTTCATTTATTAGAAAGCTCGAAAGCTACTATGGTTAAGCAGAGAAGGAAAAGGGTTGCACCGTAAAAGTGGCAATGCCGCCTATTCAACCATAAATGAAAAATGGACTGTAATTCATTTTCATACATCTAATTTCAAATCATAGAGTGATGCCTGCAAGCATATACACAGAGAAATCAGTTAAGCCGGATGATGCAATGTTGGCTTATGATTTGTCAGGAACCAAACCATACCTTGATAAAATTGCAGCCTTCATTGAAAGGGAATATGGCGATTGTAGCCCTGAGTGGCACTTCTATAATAAGAAATCAGGTTGGATCTTAAAAATGGGAGCAAAAACACGAAACGTTTTATTTATTGTTCCTTGCCCTAATTATTTCGAGACAGTATTTACTTTTGGCGACAAGGCGGCTGCTCTTATTTTTAATAGCAACTTACCTGATTCCATAAAAAAGGATCTATCTGAGGCAAAAAAATATGCTGAAGGACAGACTATCCGGATAGAAGCGAGAACGGATGCTGATTTGGATAACATATTGGAGATGATTCGTATTAAACTTATGAATTAAAACAATACGGATCATGTTGTGTAGCGCCTTTTGTAACTGCGTGAAAGTTGCACACTGCCACCACCGCGCGAATCTTTCCGTATAAGGCATGACACAATGACTGCACCCGTACTCAGCAGATGCATCAGAAAAACCGGAATTCCAAACGATACCTTATCTTTGCTGCTGAATCCTTTAGTCCGGGTAAATTGGGATTCAGACAGTTGCTCAGGCAACAGGACCGGCAAACCCGGAGTGTGGTGAACCTACAAACAAACCTGTCATGATGGAAACAAAAATCAAAGCAAATATTGACAATCCGGAACAGCTTGAGAAATTGTACCGGGCAGATAAAAAGAATTTCGAAAAGGCATTCTTTGCGATTTATCCCGGGATTGCCGATTCCCAAATGGCTGGTTTCTGGAAAGCCAGGCTTGAACCGGATGCTCATGGCGAATCGAAACCGGGAGTTCAAAAAACAGATGTTTATTTCCTGATAATTATCTGTTTGATAACCGCGTTTTTAGCTGAAATACCTCAGTTGTTTGATCATAACCAGCACGACTACACTTACTACGAAAGAAATGTTGGCATCATAATCCTGTTTGGATTGTCGGTCTATACCTTCCTGACTAAAAATCAGGTGCAATATAAACACCTGGTCATTTCCTTTGCCGTCTTTCTTCTTTCTGCTACTTACATCAATTTATTGCCATCGGAGAGAAACAGCGATGTGATCAATTTGGCCTATATCCATCAGCCTATCTTTTTATGGTGCTTGTACGGCCTGATTTTTATAGACTTTGACACGAAAGACAAACTGAAACGGATTGAGTACATCAAATACAACGGAGATATAGCTATCCTTACTGCGATCATCTTCATTGCCGGAGGCATCTTAGCAGGCGTAACAATCCGGTTGTTCTCAGCCATTGACCTGCATATTGAGCATTTCTATTTCAATTATATTGTAATTTCCGGATTGGTTGTGTCACCGATTGTGGCAACCTATATCGTAAAGAACTTTCCTTCGGTAACCAACAGGATTGCCCCCATCATTGCCGGCATTTTCAGTCCCTTGGTGCTGATTACGCTGGTCATCTACCTGGTCACTATTGCCATAACAGGGAAAGATCCATATAACGACCGGGACTTCCTGATTGTGTTCAACCTTATGCTCTTAGGCGTAATGGCCATCATTGTGTTCTCCGTTTCAGAGACATCCGTTCATAAAAAGCAAAGATTTAACGAACTGACACTGTTTGCCCTGTCAGTCATAACGTTGATCGTGGATTTGGTTGCCTTATCTGCTATCCTGTACCGGTTAGGAGAATTTGGCCTTACGCCAAACCGGACGGCTGTGTTAGGTTCAAATCTCCTGATTTTGGGAAACCTTGTTTTGATCATGTTTGATTTGTATAAAGTTGGATTCAAAGGGAAAGGGATTCAGACGGTTGCGTTGACCACTGCAAGATATTTACCCCTATACATGGTTTGGGCAATCTTTGTCACCTTCGGCTTCCCCTTTATATTCGGAATGCAATAGGAACGATGCATACCCGCTACTGCATATGATAGGTTGAAACTAAACGGTGACGGAGCTGTATGAAACGAGAGCCTATTCAATCAGGTGTGTCAGGAAACGAGTAAACCGGGCCTCGGTTTTGCAGGCATGGATTACCAATCGCTATACTCCATACTGTCACCTGATTACAACCCCTGGAAGACAAAAAAATCTGTACACAATTTGAGCATATCGCTGGCGGCCATTTGTCCCGCAACCAAAAGTTGTTGCAGATAACAAAATAGAATAACCAACCTGTTTTGTTAATAGCTACCTTTGCAGCCAAAATCAGCATAGAGATTTGTTCCGGCAAAAAAGGAAGATTACCTTGTTTAGATGTATGAAAAAAAAAGATTTTGCTGTTTACTTTGATGCTTAGCCAGAACAATCTCGTATTCACCAGATGTAAACAAAATGAATCAGGAAATAATGGAAGTCAGTGTGGCAACCGCCCACGAAAAGATAAAAAATGGCGCTATATTGCTCGATATTCGTGAATTGGAAGAAATTGAAATGCTTGCCTTCGACGTAGAAAATCAAATCGTGATACCTGTGAGTGAGTTATCTCTGAGACATTCGGAACTGCCTACTGACAAGGAGATTATTGTAGGGTGCCACAGCGGGAACAGAAGCCTCAGCATGACTCGTTTTCTGATGAACCAGAACTTTAATAATGTCTTTAACATGAAAGGCGGCATCCGCGACTGGATGGAGCAGGGACTTCCTGTACGATGGGAGGAGTGAGGTGCCGATATCGCCTACGGGGTGCAAAAGGAGTAAGGCTATAGGGAATTGCATAAGGGTAGTAACTCCCTGGCAAGGCAGCGCATTGAAATGCAAAACGTGTCATCCGGCGGAACTGTTGAAACCGGGTTCTGTCAAAAAAAAGAAGCGCTATTGTGGCGGGTTTACGATAGCTTCCCATTCATAAATCTTATCCTGAGCTGCACGGGCACCGGAAGCATCCGGAACAAGCATTAAATATTCCTTCATGTAAAATATGGCCGCACTGTAACTTTGCGTTTCAGCATAAATGTTGGCCAAATCATAATAGACTATGGGAAACGCGGTGGAATCAACGAATAATGCCTTTTTATAGAGCTCGATGGCTTGAGGGAATTTTTTCTGTTGAGCAAAAAAGGTTGCCTGAACCACATATTTCCGCTGTTCCTCAGTCTGAACCGGTTTCGTTTTTAGAGCCCGGTATTGTTCTGCTACCTGTTTAAAAGCCTCAAGCCTCGATTGTTGGTTTTGGCTGTTCATTGCCTTTTCTATCGTAAACAGCGCATCGGCCAATTCTGCGTTACAG
The sequence above is drawn from the Microbacter margulisiae genome and encodes:
- a CDS encoding DUF3788 family protein; the encoded protein is MPASIYTEKSVKPDDAMLAYDLSGTKPYLDKIAAFIEREYGDCSPEWHFYNKKSGWILKMGAKTRNVLFIVPCPNYFETVFTFGDKAAALIFNSNLPDSIKKDLSEAKKYAEGQTIRIEARTDADLDNILEMIRIKLMN
- a CDS encoding rhodanese-like domain-containing protein, which produces MNQEIMEVSVATAHEKIKNGAILLDIRELEEIEMLAFDVENQIVIPVSELSLRHSELPTDKEIIVGCHSGNRSLSMTRFLMNQNFNNVFNMKGGIRDWMEQGLPVRWEE